The stretch of DNA AATCTTAGAGTCGTCTTCCAACTCGACTCCATTCCATTTCCTCCCAATACCCAATGATTCTCCATCAGAACTGCTTATATTTCTTCTTAGTGGTTGAGTTTCTTCTTGAAAATGAGTCACAGACTTATCACGCCTAGAGACCAAGCCATCACGCTGCAAACGAGAGTACCTTTGCTCAGCATCGTAAGGGACCGGTCTGGACATTGTAACATGAGTTTCAATGGCTGAATTATCTGATATTGCAGTAACAGTTGTGGTTGATGACAGAGAAGCTCCTTGGATCTGGGATGCAGGTCGCCCATCCAATCTGTGAAACAGAGCACCATACTGCAGATCAAAGAAGAAATGGAAAATTACGAAAATGTTTCATTAAACTAAACCTAGGTATAAAATGGGTTATATGACATTGTGAAAGCAACTCAACTAATGTACTTACCTTTCAAGAGAAACACAGTATGCAGACAATCTTTATAAGGCTAATTTAAGTACTTAACATATAAAGAACTTCTGAATTTCAGACTTCTGAATTTCAGAGATTCTCTCAAGGATAGTATTAATAAGCTTTATAGACTTCATTCTTAAAAAAAGgttaatttcatgcaaattgagGCTCAGAGAAATTAACAAAATGACCTCAATCTGCTTTATAACATACCTTCAGTATTAACAAATTTAATGGCATGTATTAgcagcaaaaaaatgaaaataggttgCTTTTGTGCAGATAACCACAAGATAAGAAGAGACATACCCCAGTGAATAGCTGATAGAAGAAGAACCTTAGGCAGATGCAGTGCCTATATATTGAATTGCTAGGATAAGCATATTCTTCACAGTCATCACCACATGAGCAGCAGCAAAAAGCACCCATTTCTGCCTAGAATGTATATATTTCTGATTACACAATTCCGAAAAAGCTTTCAGAGTTTGCAGAAAAGGTCATAAAAGAATTGTTCACCTTCCTTCCAAATATACAAGACAATTCCTATGGGATTAGGgggcaaaaaggaaaaaaaaattataacatgagTCAGGGATACAACTTTTTGCAATGAACAACAGATTCAGCCTGCTCAAGGGAGAAATAAGAACCTCGCTAAACCTTTCGTCACAAAAGATGCTCAGTTCATCAGTTTTCTGACTGTCTCAATTTCAACTCTTCGGACAAAAGTAATCTGATATATAGACAACAAGAAAAAAGATTAGGATAATGCTAAACAGCAAGAGAACAACAAGACACCTCCTTCATTAGGAGCTTGATGGATGATCTACAATTTGGGTTTTTCATGATAAACAGAATCCTAAAACTACTCCATTTAGTTTTACCATAACCATAAAGTTCCTTTCCAACAATGAGTTAACTTACAATATTG from Gossypium hirsutum isolate 1008001.06 chromosome D04, Gossypium_hirsutum_v2.1, whole genome shotgun sequence encodes:
- the LOC121202922 gene encoding E3 ubiquitin-protein ligase At3g02290, producing MGAFCCCSCGDDCEEYAYPSNSIYRHCICLRFFFYQLFTGYGALFHRLDGRPASQIQGASLSSTTTVTAISDNSAIETHVTMSRPVPYDAEQRYSRLQRDGLVSRRDKSVTHFQEETQPLRRNISSSDGESLGIGRKWNGVELEDDSKIVHLELSERSLAPKVAQGPNYIQPSAEEEDVCPTCLDEYTPENPKITARCSHHFHLGCIYEWLERSESCPICGKEMEFCESP